The following nucleotide sequence is from Choristoneura fumiferana chromosome 22, NRCan_CFum_1, whole genome shotgun sequence.
cgttttttatACATTGAAGTTTGGAAATGACAATGTTCGAATTTTTCAactttactaaataaaatatcttattgAGTTTCTTGtcattcttctcaacagaggtttttccgaaccggtggtagatttttgacattcataagtgcttgttatagcttaaaatAGATTATAGataggtattttgactttgacttaagttggttaggttaagttaggttatatACGTATACAAGATGGGTCATTTAATAATTATCATATTTCCCATGTATTATGCATAATCAATAGCACAGTCAATAGGTAATGCTTATCactgagtaaaataaaaacacgaaatCGGCAAATGTCGGAGAATAAAAGGAACAATTTGAAATAGAAATACCCTGCTACCAAAATTAATTGAAAGAGTAATAACCATGTCGCCCCTTGTTCATTATAGTAGGgtctttgttacttcaaagtaaAATATTCCCAAAATAAGCACTACTTACTTTTGTGACGTTAGTTGACGAGGGTGTTCGTGGAAGGAAGAATTACAAAGTGGCAattatgtttaatatttttcatcacacttgctcgtaaaccgtgtcataacatgcaggctaccttggttgcaaccccccaaataaaaccctcgacctttatgtgcttgtcatgaaacccgtggtcggtaaatgagtcattgcgcgtacaaattttcttgtcatgaagcccaaggtcggtaaatgagtcagtgcccgtactgatggcgctgcgcatggcgaagcagcaggaccacatgcacacgcggctcaggcacatgctgcgggagggggagggcggcactgccaagagcgcagcctaagatatcgccaatatttggaacaattatattttttcttttagaaataaaaaaaatactcgcaaatgtgatgaaaaacattgtatgtcgcacgggcggtactagaattacgaacatcgactcattaaagccctctgtcttcgacttcgggcttctaatagactctcgttcgtaattccttatttaccgcccttaagacacaatgtactactATGACATGCCGTGACGCAATATACCACGACcgtgtgtatgtttttttagcaAGCGTTAACTTTAATGGTATATTGTAAAAGTTCTAATCAACATACTTTCatatgttttgttaaaaaatatggcttttttTCCTTATACAATAATTGGCacgcaattaaattaaatattaaaatccttttatttcatgtttgaggtcccgggttcgattcccgtgtcggggcagatatttgtatgaaaaatacgaatgtttgttctcgggtcttgggtgtttaatatgatgtatttaagtatgtatctatatctatataattatatttatccgttgcttagtacccataacacaagctttgctaagcatactttgggactaggtcaattggtgtgaattgtcccgagatatttattatttatttattattattcttagaCACATTATGTTGTTTAATGTATCACTAAATTATCACTACTTAATTTACTTCGAACATCGCACTTGTTGATGTTTGCGGTTTCCGTTCCAATAgtccttattttaaaagatgAAGCGAAGCGTTtaggtgttgttgttgttgtttttttagaaaaatatggctctgtccattggaggacaattttgccagtgtctagtaggttttgccgttgtacggtaaaaaaaatctagaaaacgaaatatgagacgtaatggtggatgaacgatgacagccaTCGTTTAGGTGAATAATCGAATTATTAacaacataagtacctatggtGTCACTTCTAATCGTATATCGAAAACGTATTGAATGCCGAGAAATCATTAATATCAATTACTTAGTTCCACCTTTTGACTCGTCATCACCCGCGGTGGGTCATAGGTTCGAGCCCAAGCCCCATGCTCGCACTGACgcaggaaaacgtcgtgaggaaacctgcacacaacgAAGAAGAAACTTAATGGAGTGTGTGTaattcccaatccacactgggcgcTCGTGGGAACTACATTCTGAGAGCGTGTGCCCTACTGTGGGACATATAATATAGGGCCTACATATTATaggctatgatgatgatgatgatgatgataatgatgaacctTTGACCCGTCAAAGGAATTTAATTCACGTTTCAAATCGATACCTAATCCTTGCTATAGGCATCTGTGGAACACCATGCGTGTACAAATCATGTAACCATTCTACTCTGACCTCTCGTTTCCCGTTCAACAGCAGGCATTCCCGGAAAAGTAGTTATTCGTTACCAAATTAAGGGTTCAAATTACAATGGCTCTGTGATCACCCTTGTCATTACTAAATTAGTTCTATGAATAGAGAGGTATTAAAATTTTAGTTGGTAGGGTGATACAGTAGGGGTGCCAAGCATTTTGGATAATGTACGTAGGACTGTTGTTTTGACGCTataaaggtaaaaaaattaagaataagaCATTAACACCAATACATAGTAAACTGTACCGAAAATACAGTAATTTTTCAAGGTAAGTAATAGGAggtcttatcgcttcagagcgatctcttccacgCAACCTTTACGATAGATAGAAGTAAAGTTTATGCAGGGACGGCAACGCGCGAGTGATACTTCGGGTGTTGCAAGCGTTCctaggcggcggtaattgcttaacatcaggcggGCCGCATGCCTGTTTTCCACTGACGTggatacacgctgagggtgttctagctgcagtcgcgccactacgtgcacttcagctcgtttgtggtgcgcgtgccgcggctgctgatggggaccatcgcgagtgctgccttctggccgaaagacgtcgtgttcggcggttccggggcaccatgccgcagatgatagcgacgtcggggacggtgactcaacggggtcacgccgttttgtcaccaaattagttttaaataatattgattataaatatgtatgttagtctgtaaggtatttattgtatgggccaagttgcccgaaataaatgaatttatttatttattatttataaaaaaagtaaggaatagattttagcaggtggtgcattttGCAGCAGATAAGagcaatatcaaaaatacataaaattaaccaCACAGACACatctttttaaatgttttttggaGTTTCGTTTTCAACGTGACAAAAatggagcccttatagttttgccatgtccaTCTGTCTTTCTGACCGTGGCTGGTTCACAGATGCTTAGTACTAGAATGCTAGAATTTGGCATGCGTGAAAATAGTCACGCCGAAAAGGTAGTAAAacaaacttttgaaaaaataattcaagtTCAAGTAACTCCCCTGTACGAAGAGCCGACATCGTGCATGGTATGGGAAGtcaataaataggtattttaaaaatattgcaagttCACTATAATTTATTGTCTATTTCAGGAATTCATTTGAGAAATTAAACAAACACGATAACTTTTCACTGGAAAGAGCCCTCCCTCTAAGACCAAccaaattgtttattttgtaaatactaCGAAAATTCATGATAGAATTATATAATTATCAAATTTAAAACGAAAACTATCGCAGTTTATCACAGCAAGTTTTATTAAGGAATACAACGACTCATTATCGAACACGAACACATACAaccagtacagaaaacaggcatATACAGATTTTCCTAGGCAAGGCGGCACTTACAGACAGGCGGCCttatctttaataataataataaaaaaataatattcaatcAAAACTTTAACATGGAAAATTTGCTACTAGAACGGAGGCCTACACTACGCGTAGCTCAACACACAGTCAGCCATTTTCTTTCTGTTACCAATATCCTGAATTTAGTCGTAGCATGGTTCCCACAGCTGAGATATAGAATCCGAGGGGCGCCATTTTCTCCACAAGATTTATCGTCGCTGTAATGTATTGGAACAAATGCTTTGTTACGCGATTGAGTTTAATTAAATGCGGAATTTGATTTATCCGCATAATAAGCCGAGGtagaaaattttaaatcaatagCTGGCAGTCGAAGCCCGAAACATGGCTTTTCCTTCAGTATTTTGCTGTTATTAGTAGCTGTTACCTCAATTTTTTAGAAGTTTCCCGCGAATTTGTTTAACAACAATTCGTTTATAGCGCATTCGCCCAATCGTtgcaattttttgggataatAACTATGATATCACCTTTTTCCGAGTCTCAAATAATCTCCATGTCAAATTACATTAATATCGTTTGActactttaagcgtgaaagcgtgaaaaacaaacattcatactcacttatgaatttataatattaaatacaatacaatacaatgactctgtATTGAACACCCTTGATAGTAATCAGTACAGAAATATTAGTTAGAATGTGAATAAAAATATGTGCCATAAACTTTTCAacagaaataaaacacaaaaaaaaatccaaaccaAGACCTTGGTACTTAATAAAGAACCTTTCGTGAAATGTCTCATACATCGACAATCAAGTCAATCGAGCATATTCACCAATTTAAGGTTACGAGCATTTTGAAGGTTAATGTAACTGTATAAACTAACGTCTACATACAGCCTGCTAATTTGCTCAGAAATGTACGTTATTTCACAAAgctcaataaaaaaatgtgggaTCGTCTGAAGGAAAACAACTTTATTCGATTAAAATTAAGAAAgagtttattgaaattaaatgtagAATTAAAAGTTTACAGCAAAAGGAACAGAAAAGATATCGCGGAACTAGGGCTCACCTAGGTTCAGCTGAATCTGCTCATCCCATAACTCCAACAGCATTTTGCCGCTATCTGATAGCACTGGCCATAGTACAGCGGCAAAATGCTGTTGGAGTAATGGGCACTTTTTAGCTGGGTACGGCGCGGAATGTTGGTGGCTTAATTTAGGTGTTAaagtcttattttttattacgggTATAAGttgctttttatttaatttgattttgtatTGGTTAAAATTTTTATTGACAATGAAAAACTGGaaattttacatatattttgCATCTGTAACTGAATTTAATTGgtcttaagagaagtctcttcgttccattctccatacaaacgtagtcccggtctcgtttgaaaactaggcaacagaaatagatgaaattttgtaagtatggactagacgtaattatctatgcctgtggtttttcagattttcatataaatgtgtaatatcagaataacaggagctcaaaagtcaacaaaaaaagatgttaactttgcacgagaattacaggcTAATtatgcatttttacaaaaatcgaaaaaaccacaggccattgatttctgtgctatacttttcgtataatatgaggacaacgaaacccaaaattcaatcgcccaaatcttgaaaagcctatagctatctcgatataaattacgaacgtcgttgcggaaggcatgggggggaccggacggctgcgagcgcttatgtcacgagtgataaagacagcaatatcgcaaacgaatacctaacgcggccgcagggccggcagggaaacttctcttaaccttgttgaaaatattttatttatttgggtgaTGCTCATTCATTAAGAcaagataagataaaataattcaattaatacaaaattataccTATATCGGCACTAGGGTTACTAGAAAACTCTGTGTCGCAACCTAAAAGAGCTAGCTTAAATTAACAGTAAGTACAAGTAATTATTATGAAAGTTTgcaatcataaaataaaatgaaattcaaaaacaataaaaatagtaacaaaataatgtgtacacaacaacaacaatatagtataataattaaatcaatttaatttaaggATTTTGATGTGTTTTAAGATAATTAGTAGTTCAAATGATTCCCCATCTGATGTAGTCTTCAACGACCTCGGTAGTAGCGTCCAGAGCCAACTGGTTAGGTTCTAAGGCCAAATTTTGTATGCTATCTATTTTTGGTGCATCCTCCGGCTCTACCAAGAGAATGGGAGTCATAGACAATCCTAAAAATAAGCCCAGCGTTTTGctctgaaaaaaaatgtattaaaagtgaaaaaaaaaaaaccttatgaTCCTTATAAGCGGCCAGGACACCTCTCCCAGCACGCACCGTATCCCTTTActtcacacttttttaaataaatatcatttgatCCAAAATAATCATCTACTAGTTCAAAAATGAAAGTATAAAGGAAATAGTAAAAGAACTAAATTTATGTTATGGGTggccatgggcggtggtgattgctttcctACAGAtgagatatatatgtaaaaacaCATCTATTCAATGAATTTTGAAAAGTGCTATCTTTACATAAGAAGTATCATACTTCAATCAATCTATTCCAATCCTATCTATAGGCTATTAATATCTAATTCTTATATTTTATCTCTAAGGAAAACCTGAGCAATTGGAGGGAGCCTGAAACacatttggaaatatttcgtgcTATACGGCAAAAATTCATATTATTCAGATCAAACAAAACGTCAAAAAATAcgataataaatatatttgttacgggataCATTAAGATTGTAGACTTAAGCATTTACGAGTGTATATTAATGGTGAAGTatcttataaattaaaaacttacttCTTTAAGATCTTCTTCGAAAGTTTTCCTCGGATAAACTTTATTAATATCGATGTGAAGATTTTGCAGTGCAATGGTCAGTTCAGTATAAAAGTGTCGTAATAGTTGATCATAGTGTTTCTGCCGGAATTTCGCATCTGAGCCACACCAGATAAAGTAAATTAGGTCAACTACCAACGGACCAAAGTGGAGCGTTTGGAAATCAAGTGGCACAATTTGAACTTTCCCATCCTgaaattgaaaacaattttattattttttcataattaaaattgtattggACCGTTCAACAAAACTGGACCAAATATGTGGCACAAAAAAGAAAAGGCAAGAAGGGCAAGAAAATGGGTTAACTCGATTAATTGGTCCCTTAAAGCAACTGAAATAACATAAGCTAATTAATCAAAGAagatataaaacaaaaacagtaaTCAATTCATTAAACCGAAAGTTCACAGCTACAATTAGGTATTTGACTTTAAGGAAACCCAATagcaatgaataaatgaaaaattttaTGATACAATAACGAATGCATACCTTTTTTCGGTGCATCAAATTATTAGATCTATAATCGCCGTGGATGAGAAAACCAGCATCTAATGGCTTCCACAAGAGAGCGAGATCATGtagcatatttttttcttttatataattttgtaccttagCCCTATGGTCTTCTTTTATAATTTTCTCTCCCATTTTTATGGCTTGGTTCAGGAATACTTCTTTCATATTTTCCATAGCAAATATATCCAGTCTTATTTTTCTAATGCGCTCCAATTCTTCAATATTTTCCTCTTTAGCAGCGATTCCAAGAGCATGAAACTTAGCCAACTCTGAAACGGCTGCAGATGCATAGTCCCAGTCCAAAGGTTTAAACCTGTTAAAGCTTTCATATCCACTCGCCGCGAGATTTTCAAGTATTAAAGTTTCTTTATTGTTTGTAGATTCATGTCCGTAATATTTAGAAACATTAAGCCGGTCGATTATTGCGACATCATGTTTATCGTAAAGTCTTTCAAATGCGTATATAAGTTCAGAATAGAAGACACATTCGGTCTCAAAAGCTTTAGTAAACATGTCACTGCTTGCCCGCAGAGCTTCATTAAAATTTGCTATTTTAGCGAAAAGTTTGAGATCTTCTTTTGGTGGTGCCGATATAGTGGCTAGGTGAAGAGTGCTAGAATAGTTAGCACCTTCAGATGATATGTCTTGCACGTCAATATCTCCAATGTTGTAGCCCCTTTCttttgcaattttatttaataaatctcTCAGACTATTATGACTTTCTTctgccattttatttttaatagtggcACACTTGAATAACGAGTCAGTTAAATGCTTTGTGTAGTTGTCTATATATGAAGTTGCTTGTCCCTGTTATCTTCAGATAACAATGAGGAAAGGTTTTGTATCTATCGTGGTCATTTGTGGGGTTCCGTAATTTTCTAAGATGTGGAGTGGAGACCTTTTGGAGAAGACAGGCCTAAGAGTAAGATCAAGGATGTCATGACAGAATGAAATCAAATAAACTGCAAGGACCCGAAAAGAGCTCTAAAGAAGGTCGCTgctcgaagaaaaaaaaactacgaggAATAGACGAGGAAATCGGGTcattagaattattttaaaaaat
It contains:
- the LOC141440580 gene encoding uncharacterized protein isoform X2; amino-acid sequence: MAEESHNSLRDLLNKIAKERGYNIGDIDVQDISSEGANYSSTLHLATISAPPKEDLKLFAKIANFNEALRASSDMFTKAFETECVFYSELIYAFERLYDKHDVAIIDRLNVSKYYGHESTNNKETLILENLAASGYESFNRFKPLDWDYASAAVSELAKFHALGIAAKEENIEELERIRKIRLDIFAMENMKEVFLNQAIKMGEKIIKEDHRAKVQNYIKEKNMLHDLALLWKPLDAGFLIHGDYRSNNLMHRKKDGKVQIVPLDFQTLHFGPLVVDLIYFIWCGSDAKFRQKHYDQLLRHFYTELTIALQNLHIDINKVYPRKTFEEDLKESKTLGLFLGLSMTPILLVEPEDAPKIDSIQNLALEPNQLALDATTEVVEDYIRWGII